CTCAGGGCGTCTGGGAGGATGCGCTGCCATTGATTCAGTTCGAGAACCGCCAATGCGGCCTGCGGGCAACCAAGATTCTGCTCAAGGAGGGTGGCATCATCGGCAGCGATGCCACGCGCTCACCGATGCGCACAGTGCACCCGGACACCCGGGTCCAGCTCATCGAACTGGCCAAGCGGAAGAACGCACTCATCCTGCGATGGGCGTGACCTCGCGCCATGGCGGTTGGAGCACCATCGCATCGGACGATCCGATCCGGTGAATGCTGCCAGGTGGCCGGCGGGACGGGCTCAGCTCGGGGATCCGAGCTCGAGCCCGATCTCGCGAGCCCCAGTGGTGACCAGGTCCACCCACTCCTGCTCGGGTCGCTGCTTCCAGCGGATGTAGGGCACCGAGACACTCAGCGCGGCAATCAACTTCCCCCGATGATCACGCACAGGCGCGGCCACGCAGGTGACGTCCGGATTGGACTCACCGAACTCGAACGCGACACCACGCTGCCTGATCATCCGGATCTGGGCCATGATCTCCGCCGGATCGGTGATGCTGTTGGGGGTCAGCGATACGAGCGATTCCCGGGTCAGCATCTTGGCCAGCTCGGTGTCGTCGAGTGCTGCCAGGAGCACCTTTCCGATCGCCGTGCAGCTCGCCGGCAGCCGTCCGCCCACCTTCGATATGGTGTGGACGGCGAAGGTGCTGTCGACCTTGCAGAGGTAGACGATGCTGTCGTCGTCGAGCACGCCGAAGTTGACGGTCTCGTTGCAGCGGGCAGCAACTCGCTCCGTCACCCGCTGACCAACCTTGAGCAGGTCAAACTGATCGGCGAAGGCGAAGCCGAGCCGAAACGCGTTGATGCCCAGCTGATAGATCCCGTTGGCGTTGTCGCGTCGCAGATACTTCGTCGCGACCATGGTGGCCAGCAACTCATGAACGGTGGTGCGGGGCAGGCCCGTGTGTTCCACGATCTGCGCAGACGTCAGGCCCTGTCCCCCATCGTCGATGAACATCTCGAGAATGCCGAAAGCGCGCACGAGAGCCGGTGTCAGTCGTGTCATGGTGAGCCTCTCCCCGCATGATTTGAGTGGCACCGCGCAGGGTGCGCCTCCCCAACCTGAGTGGCCGAGTCTACCTATAGTTGTCCAATATATCTGTCCCATTGTCAAAATTTCGAACAAGGTGAAGCGATGCCCACGGCGCAGAACGTCCCCACTCTGATTCAACTCGATCCGCGTGACAGCGTCGGGCTCACTCGTCAGCATCTACCGCGGGGCGCGGTGATCTCCACTGCCGCAGGAGAACTCACGTTGGTCTCGGAGGTTCCCCGCAGTCACAAGGTCGCACTTCGCCCGATCGCCCGAGGCGAAGAGGTCCGACGGTACGGCCAGATCATCGGGTTTGCCGCCGCGGACATCCGAGCGGGCGAGCACGTGCATCTGCACAACCTCGAGTATCAGGAGTTCGATCGCGAATACGAATACTGCGTCGATGCACGGCCTGAAGAGGTGCTGCCCGCCAGTGAGCGTGCGACGTTCCGCGGCTACGTCCGCTCCGACGGGCGGGTCGGCACACGGAACTACATCGGCGTCCTCACCACGGTCAACTGTTCGGCCACCGCGGCCAAGCGGATCGTCGGACAGATCCGGCAGTCCGGCGTTCTCGAGGAGTACCCGAACATCGACGGGATCGTCGCCCTGACGCATGGCACGGGTTGCGGAATGGCTCAGGTCAGCCAGGGGATGGAGATCCTGAGGCGCACGATGCGAGGTTACCTGGGGCACCCTAACTTCGGTGGGTTCCTGGTGCTCGGGTTGGGGTGCGAGGACAACCAGATCAGCATGCTGACCCGGGATGTGTCTCTGCGCGCGGATCTCCCGATCGCCTACTCCACGATCCAGGAGTTGGGCGGTACGGCAAAGACTGTGCAGGCCGGAGTCGCGGTCCTGCAGGGCATGTTCGAGCAGGTCAACCGCGCCCAGAGGGTGACCGTCCCCGCATCGGAGCTCATCCTGGGCACCAACTGCGGTGGGTCCGACGCGTTCTCCGGCATCACGGCAAATCCTGCGCTGGGCAACGCCGTCGATCGGCTGGTCCGGCAGGGCGGCGCGGCGATTGTGGGCGAAACGCCGGAGATCTACGGCACCGAGCACATGTTGGTGCGACGGGCGGCGAGCGAAAGCGTGGCTACGAAGCTCCTCGAACGCATCGAGTGGTGGCGCCGCTACACCGAGATGAATGACGGAACCATGGACAACAATCCGTCGCCCGGGAACAAAGATGGTGGGCTCACGACGATTCTCGAGAAGTCCCTTGGCGCGGTGGCAAAAGGCGGGACGACGACGCTGCGTGAGGTTCTCGAGTACGCCGAACCGGTGACATCCAAGGGCTTCATCTTCATGGACACACCAGGATTCGACCCGGTGTCGGTGACAGGGATCATCGCCGGGGGCGCCAACCTGGTGTGCTTCACGACGGGGCGCGGGTCTGCGTTCGGATGCGCGCCGGTTCCGTCGCTGAAGCTGGCGACCAATTCTGAACTGTATGCCCGGATGACCGATGACATGGACATCAACTGCGGCGGAATCGCCGATGGCACCGCCACTGTGAGCGAGATCGGCGAGCAGATCTTCAACGAGATCCTGCGTGTCGCATCGGGCACCCAGACCAAGAGCGAAGAATTCGGTTACGGCGATGAGGAATTCGTGCCGTGGCTCCTCGGCACAGTGATGTGACGACCCCGATCGATCTGCGTGGCGAAGACCTCCAGCCGGGCCGACCGGTGGTCAGCGACCTCGCGCCAGTCGGTACTGCTGCGCCACCAGATCGAGAATCTCCGGCGTCAGCATGCCGTTGGCGTACTCCACCCAGCACCAACTGCGGGTGATCGCCTGTCCCGACGGCCCCTCGGTCAGGGTGCCGAAGTAGTGCAGCGGACTGCCCATGGTGTCGAATGCGAACGAATAGAGCTTTGCGCCATAGGAAGCCGTCAAGGTGACCAGTCGACCGGCGTCGTCGAACGCGGGTTCCGCGGTGATGTCGTCGCGCGTGGTGGTGATTCCGTTCTTGACCTGATACCCGGGGCCGAACGCCAACTCGTCGCGGCCCTGCCAGAAACTGCCGCCGCCGATCTCGCCGTCGGAGTACTCGTGCAGCCAGGACACCCACATGCCCTGCAGCTTTCGGGCGATGGGCAGTTCGGTGTAGATCATGCCCTCAGGGCCATAGGCGAAGTCCTGGTGTGCGTACCCCGACACCTCGACGCCGTTGACGGTGCCGGTGGCGTACATGAGTTCATGGCGATAGAAGACATCGTGATCGATGCCGTCCTGTGCGGGCACGTGGGTGATCACCGCGTCACTGACGGTGCGGCCGTGGATCTCCCACCGTCCACCCGCGTCGAACCAGTGGAAACCGTCGTTGTCCCGTTCGATGCGCCCACTGGGATAGGTCGTCTGGACGAGTTCGTCACTGGCCGTGTACGTCAGTGGCTCGAACCAGTCGATGCCGGAGTACTCCGGGAAAAGATGTGGGGCGTTAGGGTCCAGAACCTTTGGCAGAGAGCGGAATCCACACACCGGCGACACCACGTGCGCCATGCCTGCGATGAAGTCGTCGGTTCCCCGCAGGCCCCAGTAGTTCTCGCCGCCGGCGTCACTGACGACCGCGCCGATCCAGATCCCGCTGAGATGGGCGCCAGTGTCGGGAGTCCAGTCGCGACGGTAGTGCGCCAAGGTCGGGGTGTGGCGGCGGACCTCGAAGTCAATGGTGTCGGTCAACGTCCTTCTCCCCATGTCTGGTGTGTCATCCCGGTGCGGTCGGTCGCACGTGCCCTTCGGCGGTCGCGTAGATTGGACCGTGAACCGTCGCCGGAAATCCTTCGGGCGAACAGGAATTCACTTCCCACCCACCCGGCCAGCTGCTGTGACCACCATGGTGAGCTGGCGGCGAACTCGAACGCCGTTGTGGTGTACCGCGGGGGCATTCAGCCCAGGACGGACAGCGCGTCGGAACCTGGGCCACCTTCTCGACGAAGGGCCGCAGTGCGACACCGTTCTCCGACACCCACGGCCCGAAGATCACCAGGGCGTCCTCATCGACCAGTTGGTGGAATGCGTCGCGGACCGCCCCAAAAGCACCTTTGGGCAGGCCCTGCACCGCGCGGACGACGAACTCGACTGGACGATCCAGGATTTCGCGGTCGCGGAAGTCATCGGCGACGAGTTGCAGTGTCGGGAGGATGTTCTCGTCGAACCCGCCCTGCTCACCGAGGTAGTCGATCAGCAGACCGACGCGAGCTGGGGTCACTCCTGCCTTCACGGCCCCTCCCTGGACTGGGCGCTCTCGGCCGACGATCACGCTACTACGAGGGGAACGCAACCATGCCGGGATTCCTCAAGGTTCGGCTCAGACAGGTCGCCGCCACCCGAGGTGACCGCGGGAGCGAACTGAGGACGTTCGACCCTCGCCGCATGGGTCGAGGGGTGGGATGGTCAGGGTGGCGAGCAGGAGGTCGTCGACGGACAGGACAATCCCATGGCCAAACACTCCGTGAAATGGCGCAAGTCGCAGAAGGCACCCGCGGTGCAGGACGATGCCGACGACGTGAACAGGCAGGAGCCATCCGGTGCGAGGATTGTGGTCCTCACCGACGATCCGCACCGGCGCGTGGTGATAGTGCCGGGTTGCCACATCGATTCATTGCCGCATGACGCAGGTACCTACTTCCTGGAGGCCGGCAACGAGTTGGTCGGGATGATCGTCGAGGGCGGGACCGTCGAGTATCGGTCCGAAGAACGCACCTACATTGTGCGGCTGTCCGACGTGTGGCATGCCGGTGAGTGACCGTTAGCGGCGTTTCAGAATTCGCAGGAACGACCGGCGCAGCCACCGCTGGACGTGGAATCAGTTTGGGCCAGAACGGGTCGGGCGAAACACCCGGCCAGCAGGCCGAGGTCGGTGCTGTCGTTCATCAATGTCGGCGAGTTGGGCAGGAACTCCAGGCCGCGCATCATCGTCGAGAAACGCTCAGCACACTGCGCCGGCATGCGCGACCTCCCGGTCATTGCCGCGGACTTCGTTGCCTGATCCGAATTCCTACGAAGTCGTGTCGCGGGAGATCTCCGACTGGACCGCTCCGAACCGATGGCGCGCCCGCTCATCGGCGGCCTCCTGCTCCTCATCGGTGACGACGACCGCGTCTGGACCGGGAAACACCGTCGCCACGTGGTCGTTGTCGAGCCAGCGCACCACATACGGTGGCGAACCATCGGCGGAGTGGACCTCAGTGATCAGACCCCGCTGGTCTCGTCGGCCGATGGTCGTGCCCTTGATCACCAGCCAGTCGCCAACCTTCGCCCTCATCAGCAGTCCCCTTCCGGTCGGGGTTCAATCGTGCGCGCACCCGGTACCTCGGCGGCAAGAGCAGCAGGCCACCACGCCCTATGGACCAAGGTCCCTCAGGCCCCTCACATCGCCAGGACCGTGGCCAACGTGGCGCCGAATGCGACCGTGGGCAGGACCATCCCGGCCAGGAAGCTGAGGCCGAACCGTTGCCCACCGGCGGCGAAGGCCAGCACAGTCTTGACGAGCAGGTTGGACCCGAGTGCCGCCCCGATCGCCACCAACGCGGTGTCGACGGTGATGTCGCCGTTGGCGGCGAGGCTGGCGGCCGCGACGGCACCGGCATGGGCGTCGGCCAGGCCCGCAGCGGTCGCCGCCAACACGGTCCCCTTGGCGCCGAACACGTCAGCTCCCCAGCGACCGATGAGTAGAGCCAAAGTCAGCACCGCCGCCAGGACGAGGGCAGGTTTCAGGGCGAAGGGGCGACCCGCGGGCGGAGCCTCGGAGTGTTCACCACCGGGCGCGTCGTCGTGCTGGACCCGCACGCCTCCCCGGTAGACCAGGGCGACGATGATCACCAGCACTGCCGCGCCCGCTGCCACGGGGGGCCACAGCCGGCGAAGGACATCGGTGTCGACGACTCCGATCACCAGGAGCAGTTGGACAAAGGTCGCGAGGCTGGCGGCCAGAGCGCTGGCCAGCGGTGCCCGCAGACTGGCGCTGGAACGGCTCAGGCGACCCATCGATGCCGTCGTGGCACTCGCTGAGACGAACCCGCCGGCCATACCGGTGACGAGCAGACCGCGTTCGGGGCCCAGGGCGCGCACACCGATGTAGCCGACCCAGCCGATGCCGGTGAGCAGCACCACCAGCAGCCACACCTTGGCGGGGTTGAGCACACCGTAGGGGCCGAGAGCCTGATCCGGCAGCAGCGGCAGGATGACGAACGCCACAACCAGGAATTTGATGGCGTCTTCGAGTTCGACCTCGCTGATGATCTCGCGGGCGAAGCGATGAATACGGGTCTTCGACACCAGCAGCACCGCGACGACGACGGCGAGGGCCACGGCGAGCGCCGGGCGACTGAACGCGAGCGCACCGAGCATGTAGGCGGCAAGGCCCGCAATCGTGGTGGTGGTTCCCGGGTCATCCTCGCTGGTGCGGGCATACGCAAGCGCCAGCACCGCGCCCACGGCGGCAAGCCCGGCCACCACGGCCCACTGGTCGAAGCTTGCGGCGATCGCGCCCACGAGCGACAGCAGCGCAAAGGAGCGCGATCCGGCGGGCAGCCTGCGGTTGTGACTGCGTTCGCGCTCCAGGCCGAGCATCAGACCGATCGCCAGGGCGACCAGGAAGGGCTGGATCTGCTGCCAGGTCACAGCGACTCCTAGTCCGACCAACCGCACACACGGTTGGCGTGCGGTTCCGTCACTCTAATCGTTGGCGCCTGTGCGTTTCAGGTGCTACTCGTGATCGAGTGAGGGGGTGCGGGGTCCCGCAGTTCGGCGCGGGTGTCGACGACGCAGTAATAGACCACGTCACGATCGGCCACGGCCTTCGCCAGTGCCTCGGAATCGAACACGTCTCCGTAGAACGTTTCGACGTCCAATCCGTCGATTCCCTTGGTGGAACTGCCCTTCCGCAGCAGGACCCGGACATCGTCACCGCGTTGCACCAGGCGACGCACCACGCAGGAACCCACATTCCCGCTGGCCCCCGTGACCAGTGCCTTGGGCCGATCAGCCGCCATCGCCTCCTCTTTCGTCGCCGTCCTGGCAGCGAGCGCTCCGCGACCGACCACTGGGGTACGCGACGCGGTGCGACGAACTGCGGGCGGTGCAACTGTAAGGGCGACAGTGGGCTGCGAGGTGGGAACGCCGCGGATTGATGGGGCATATGACGACGACAAGGCCCCGCTGCCGGTGCAGCGGGGCCTCGCTGCCCCGTGACCAGTGCCTTGGGCCGATCAGCCGCCATCGCCTCCTCTTTCGTCGCCGTCCTGGCAGCGAGCGCTCCGCGACCGACCACTGGGGTACGCGACGCGGTGCGACGAACTGCGGGCGGTGCAACTGTAAGGGCGACAGTGGGCTGCGAGGTGGGAACGCCGCGGATTGATGGGGCATATGACGACGACAAGGCCCCGCTGCCGGTGCAGCGGGGCCTCGCTGGCCCGATCAGTGCTGTGGCACGCCCGTGTACTCCGGGTTCGGCGGCACCGACAACGCGATCCCGATGCGGTTGGTGGCACCGATGAACGCCGCGATTGAGATGCCCTCCAAGATCAGGTGATCGTCCAGGCCCAACCGGCGCAGACGCTCGAAGTCCTCGTCGCGGATGGACTGCGGATTGTTGTTCACCGCGATCGCCAGGTCCGCGAGCGCGCGCTCCCGGTCGGTCAGCTCGGCGACCTGGTGATGGTCGATGGCCACGCGTTGACCGAAGGACCAGTCCCCCGCGACCTTGCCGAGCTTGTTGGCGTGGTTGGTGTGGCAGTAGGCGCAGCGGTTCTCGCCGGAGACCACGGTGGCGATCACCTCACGCTCGCGGTCTGTGAGTCCACCACGTCCGTCGGTGCCCAGCAGTGGCAGCAGGTAACCGTTGAGGCGGCCCAGATCGTCCTCGTTCAGCGACAGGGCACGGAACCAGTTGGAGGTCAGGCCCTCCTCGCGCTCCTGGCGCGTGAAGAATCCCTTCACCGCGGGGTTCTTCAGTTCCTCGACCTCGGGCACCTCGAGTCGTGAAATCCTGGTCGTGGGCGGGCTGGTGACGTCGTCGTGGCGTTCGGCTGTGGCGGTCATAGGGCCACTGTGCCCGCCCGATCAGAGGGGGCCAATCATTAAGCGTCGGCAGACTTTAATTCGCGACGGCCGAGGCCCGTGGCGTGACTTCTGCCTCGTGACGGATCGCGCTGCCACAGGCGGAGAACCACGACTGATCTCTCGGTCGCTGGTGCGAAACCGGCCGGATCGGTGCAGCCGACGTATAGTCCCACCTGTCAAGCCGGTCGCATGGCCGAAAGCGATAAGGATCGTTATGCCCTACGTTCCCTCTGAGGAGCGGCGCCAGCACTTCATCGACGCTGCCAGAAGGATCATCCAAGAGGAGGGGCTGGCGAAGGCCACGACTCGGCGCATCGCCGATGCTGCGGGCGCCCCATTGGGCAGCCTCCACTACTGCTTCCGGAACAAAGAAGAACTCTTTGAAGCCGTCTCGCAGAGATTCGGCGACGAAGGTCTGGCCATTGCGGCCAGTAATATCACGCCGGGAATGGGCGCGGTCAAAGCGGCCGGCGAGATCCTGCGCACCCTGGCGCGCTGGATCAGCGAGACCCAGAACGCCCAAGTCGGCGAATTCGAATTCCTTTCCTGGGCGATGCGCTCCGAACAGAACAAGGAGATCCCCCGCCGCGTGTACACCCGCTGGGTGAACGGCCTGCGAGACATCATGCAGGCGGCGTCCACCGGCACCGACGGTGATCTCGACCTGGACCTGCTGGCGCGGGCGATGCTGGCGCTCACCGACGGGTTCAACCTGCAGGACCGCCTGCTGAGTGAGTCGCGGATCACCGACAACATGGAGGCGATCATCGCCGGTCTCACGGCCGCCATCGATCATGGCGCCTACCGGCGGTCGGTCTGACCCGTTCGGTCCGCGCGCGGCCGTCGTCGAAAATTCGGTCAGGAATGCCGATTCCGACTGGGACTAATGGGAAATTACTCCTATTCACCCCTGCGTGAATATTCATCAATCGCCACGGAATTGATCGGACCGATTGTTAGGGTGCCTCAGGCACTCGACAAAAGGAATATGAAATGGCAGATATCCGCGTTCTGGTGATTGCGACGACAGTCGGTCTGGCGCTGACGAGTTGCGGAAACTCCGACTCCACAAAGGCCGAAGACGCCGCCGACGCCGCCGAATCGGGGACCACGACGGCGCAGGTCTCCCCTGCCCCGCAGTCCTCGGCGGATCTGCCCGCGCTCATCCCGGCACCGGCAGGCGCACAGGAGACCAAGGGCCCCAATGACATCTCGGACGGCGGCGTGCACGTGTTCTTCCGAGTCGAGGGCGAACCCGGTGCGGTCATGGACGCCTACCAGTCCGAGCTCGAGGCCAAAGGCTGGCAGGTCACGGTCATCACGACATCAGAGGGTGGCAAGGACAGCGGCGGCGGAGGTGCCGTGTTCACCGGGACGCTCGGCGACGCCTACGGAGTCATCGATGGCGGCGGGTACGAGGACAAGACCTTCGTCGATGTGTGTGCATGGCCGTCCAAGCCTGCCAAGCCGGTCTGCGATCGCGGCGGTCGCTGATGCGGGCCTGACGCCGTCAGGCCGCGAAAGGGTCTGTCGCGCTGGCGATTCGCTGTGACGCGTAGGCCAAGACGGCTTCGCCGTGGCCGAAGCCGGCGACCGCAGCCCCAGTCGCGGCGAGTGTGGACAACGCATCGCGTGCCCGCGCTCGATCGACGTTGAACACCCCGAGGATCACCTGCCCGTGGAACTCCGCCACGGCATCACCGGCCAGAACGGCATCGGCCTCGGGAAGATACAGGCCGATACTGCCCGGCGTATGTCCCGGAATGCCGAGCACTTTCGCCCCACCGGCGAAGGCGAGTACGTCGCCGTCGTCGACCGCGCGATCCACCCGACAGGGCGGGCCGTGTGAGGGGTCGGTGAAATCTGGGTGCAGTGTTCGCTCCGCAGCAGTCAGTACGGGCAACGGGCCGCGCTCGACGCCCTGTATATAGGTGACGTCGGGACCGCCGGCCACCACCTCGACGTCCCCCCACGAAGCGATCTCGGCCGCCGATCCGGTGTGGTCCTCGTGGAAATGGGTCAGCACCAGCCTGGCGACATCCTGGCGCCCGCGCCCCAGTGCCGACAACGCGTCGGCGATCAGGCCTGCGCTGTCGGGCCAGCCGCTGTCGACGAGCGTGACCTCGGCGTCGCCGACCCACAGGTAGGTGTTCAGCAGGTGCGCGCGGCTATCGGGAATGCGAAGCCGGTACAGACCTGAGGCCATCTGCTGCAGATCGGGATGCGCCATCCTTCGACGCTAACCCGGATTCGCGCGAGGGCCCCGTGGTTAGCCTCTCAGCGAAAATGGGCACTCCCTCGGAAAAGAGTAGGGGGGCAGGAGTGACCACGCAGGAACCGGTCGCCAAGACCGACGTCGACAAGTCGCTGCTGGGCAGCGCCACCTACCGCAGCCTCGGCGAACAACGGCTGACCCCCAAGGAGGAACGCTTCGAAAAGGCCCGTCGCACCGTCGGACTCTTCCTTGCTCCCGTGGTGACGGTCGCATTTCTCCTTGTCCCACTGGACATCCCACCGCAGCAGCAGAGCCTCGCCGGAGTCCTGCTCGGCGTGATCGTGCTGTGGGTCAGCGAAGCGGTGCCCATCCCCATCGGTGGCCTCCTCGGGGTGGCCGTCGTGGTGTTCCTGGGCGTCGCCCCCGCCGATGACGTCCTCGCGCCTTTCGGCTCTTCCACGATCTTCACGTTCATCGGCGCGTTCATCCTCGCCCAGGCCATGCTCAAACACGGCCTGGCACGACGGTTCGCGTTCCGCGTCCTGGCTCTGCCCCGCGCCGGCAGCTCCACCACGGGCGTCATCCTGTCCTTCGGTGCGATCACCTGCCTGCTGTCCGCGTTCGTCTCCAACACCGCCACCGTGGCGATGCTGCTGCCGACGGCACTCGGCATTCTCGGCGTCATCGCCAAACTGCTGCAGAAACAGGGCAAGGTCGAACCCGACTTCGACCCTCTGCGCCTGAAGGTCGGGGCCGCAATCATGTTGATGCTGGCCTACGCCGCCAGCGTCGGCGGCCTGCTTACGCCGGTCGGAAGCCCGCCCAACCTCATCGGTCGCGGCCTGATCGAGGAGGCCACCGGTGAGCGCATCAGCTTCGGCCAGTGGATGGTCATGGCCGCCCCCATCTGCCTGGTCATGTTCCTCGTCCTGGCGTTCGTGCTGATCAAGCTGAACAAGCCGGAGATCAAGAACATCGAGGGTGTCGGCGACTACGTCGTCCGGGAACGGGAGGAGATGGGCAGACTCTCGCGGGCAGAGAAGAACACCCTCGTCGCATTCGGGATCACGGTGTCACTGTGGATACTCCCCGGCATCGTCGCCCTGGTCGCGGGCAACGATTCAGACGTCTACAAGACCGTCAGCGAACGCCTCGACGAGGGCACCGTGGCGGTGTTCGGTGCGGCCCTGCTGTTCCTTCTTCCCACCGACTGGGAGCAGCGGGAATTCACCCTGCGGTGGCGCGATGCAGCCGGGATCGATTGGGGCACCATCGTTCTGTTCGGCACGGGAATCATCTTCGGGTCGCTGCTGGCCGACACCGGACTGGCCGAGACGATCGGCACGTCGGTCTCGGATGCACTGGGCCTGTCGAGCGTCGTTGCGATCACGGTGTTCGCGGTGCTGCTGGCCATCGTGGTGTCCGAGACGACCAGCAACACCGCATCGGCCGCGGTCGTGGTGCCGATCGTGATCCCGGTGGCGGTCGCCGCGAGTGTCAATCCGTTTGTGCCCGCACTCGCCGCGACCTTCGCGGCGTCGTTCGGTTTCATGCTCCCTGTCTCGACTCCACAGAACGCGATCGTCTACGGATCGGGCGCGGTGCCGATCACCACGATGATTCGGTCAGGGATCACCTTCGACATCGCCGGAGCGATCCTGATCATCGCGTTCCTCCCCTTGATGATCGCGTTGATCGGGCTGGGTGGCTGATCCATCTGATCCGATGCCAGGTCACGCGCTGCGTCGTCCCTCGGCGGCGTCCGGGATGAACCCGCGCTCGCGGGCGAGATCGGCGAGCAGTATGCGCAGTCGAGTCCGGCCGCGGTGCAGTCGTGACATGACCGTGCCGACCGGAATGCCCATGATCTCGGCGACCTCGCGATACGAGCACCCTTCGAGGTCGACGTAGTGCACCGCCATCCGGAACTGCGCAGGCAGTCTGTGCAGAGCTTCTCGGATCTCGGCGTTCGAAAGCGCCTCAAGAGCTTGGACTTCGGCGGAACGCAGCGTCTTCGGAACCACCGGCGAATGCTCGAAGGAGGCCGCCAACTGCCAGTCGGCGACCTCGTCGGTGACGATGAGCGCCGGCTGACGCTGCCTCCGGCGATACCCGCTGATGTAGGCGTTCGTCATGATCCGGTACAACCAGGCGATCAGATTCGTGCCCTCCCGGAACGACTCGAAGGCGGCGTAGCTCTTGAGCATCGTCTCCTGGACCAGATCCTCGGCATCGGCTGGATTGCGTGTCATCCGCAGCGCGCTGGCGTACAGGCGATCGAGCAGCGGTACGGCGTCGCGGGTGAACCGGTCGGCCGACTGGCGGTGGGGTGGCTCCGTGCGGCTCATCAGTGTGCTCCTCCCCTGGCCCGGTTATCGGGCGTGGCTGCCTTCACTCCAGGTGGCGACGACGTCGTCGGCCAACCGCACTCGGTCCAGATCTCCCTTGGCCGTAGTCGGCAGGGTCGATGTGACGAGGATGTGTTCCGGCACCTCGAACGGTGCGAGATGCGCGCGCGCGAACGCGGTGAGAGCGTCGACGTCGACGGCATCCGAGGACATGACGACAGCACACACGCGTTGGCCGTACAGCGAGTCCGGCACTCCGACGACACCGATCCGGCTGACCCCCGGGAACCGGGCCAACACCTGCTCCACCTGTTCGGGAGCGACCTTCTCGCCGCCGCGGTTGATCAGGTTCTTGATGCGACCCGTGATCGTCAGGTTGCCGTGCTCGTCGATGGCCCCGAGATCACCGGTGCGCAGCCACCCCGCCTCGGGGCCTTCTGCGCTGCCGTGTTCACCGAGATACCCCCGGGTGACCGTCGGTCCCGCGATCCAGACCTCCCCGGATCGGATCTCGGCGGTGATTCCGCTGGTTGGTCGTCCCACAGTGGTCAGTCGCACCAACTGGGCATCGGAGGGCCGGACGGAGCTGATCTGGTGGGTGGCCTCGGTCATCCCGTACGCGGCCAGCACCGGGGCGCCGAAGACCCGCTCGATCTGTTGGGTCACTTCGTTGGCCAGCGGTGCGCTGCAGCTGCGGATGAACCGCAGGCGCCCTGCGATACTCGGTTGTCCGGCGGCGGGAGTGTCGAGCAGGATCTGATGGATCGTGGGCACGGCGGTGTACCACGTCGCGCCGACCGCATCCATATCGCTCCAGAACGTGTGCGCGCTGAACCTGCCCTGCGCGGGCAGCATCAAGGAACCGCCGGAGGCCAGCGTCGCGAGCAGGCAGGCCACCAGTCCGTGACCGTGGAACAACGGCATGACGGCCACCGTCGCGTCGGTCGACGACAGTCCGTAGGTCTCGACGACCGACGTGACCGCCACCGCCAGACTGTGGTTGGTCCACGGCACCATCTTGGGTGTCCCGGTGGTGCCGGAGGTGAACATGATCAGGGCATCGTCAGCTCCAATGCCCGCGGGCCGGTCACGCTGGACGGCTGCCGGCCAGTGCGCGGATCCGATGCTCCAGTGTGGCCAATCATCAACCAGCGCAGTGGGATCCGGACCCGTCAGCACGGCGCGAGCGCAGGCAAGTTCCAGCCGCT
The DNA window shown above is from Mycolicibacterium confluentis and carries:
- a CDS encoding SLC13 family permease, which gives rise to MTTQEPVAKTDVDKSLLGSATYRSLGEQRLTPKEERFEKARRTVGLFLAPVVTVAFLLVPLDIPPQQQSLAGVLLGVIVLWVSEAVPIPIGGLLGVAVVVFLGVAPADDVLAPFGSSTIFTFIGAFILAQAMLKHGLARRFAFRVLALPRAGSSTTGVILSFGAITCLLSAFVSNTATVAMLLPTALGILGVIAKLLQKQGKVEPDFDPLRLKVGAAIMLMLAYAASVGGLLTPVGSPPNLIGRGLIEEATGERISFGQWMVMAAPICLVMFLVLAFVLIKLNKPEIKNIEGVGDYVVREREEMGRLSRAEKNTLVAFGITVSLWILPGIVALVAGNDSDVYKTVSERLDEGTVAVFGAALLFLLPTDWEQREFTLRWRDAAGIDWGTIVLFGTGIIFGSLLADTGLAETIGTSVSDALGLSSVVAITVFAVLLAIVVSETTSNTASAAVVVPIVIPVAVAASVNPFVPALAATFAASFGFMLPVSTPQNAIVYGSGAVPITTMIRSGITFDIAGAILIIAFLPLMIALIGLGG
- a CDS encoding TetR/AcrR family transcriptional regulator; amino-acid sequence: MPYVPSEERRQHFIDAARRIIQEEGLAKATTRRIADAAGAPLGSLHYCFRNKEELFEAVSQRFGDEGLAIAASNITPGMGAVKAAGEILRTLARWISETQNAQVGEFEFLSWAMRSEQNKEIPRRVYTRWVNGLRDIMQAASTGTDGDLDLDLLARAMLALTDGFNLQDRLLSESRITDNMEAIIAGLTAAIDHGAYRRSV
- a CDS encoding AMP-binding protein, which gives rise to MRGWQLADVIAASVAGNPDAVALFDGAGRSTLSYGQLRQQVQETADRLTEHGLAPGDVIAVQAKNRVEFVVGLLAAARAGLVVVPLDPALPAPQKRQRLELACARAVLTGPDPTALVDDWPHWSIGSAHWPAAVQRDRPAGIGADDALIMFTSGTTGTPKMVPWTNHSLAVAVTSVVETYGLSSTDATVAVMPLFHGHGLVACLLATLASGGSLMLPAQGRFSAHTFWSDMDAVGATWYTAVPTIHQILLDTPAAGQPSIAGRLRFIRSCSAPLANEVTQQIERVFGAPVLAAYGMTEATHQISSVRPSDAQLVRLTTVGRPTSGITAEIRSGEVWIAGPTVTRGYLGEHGSAEGPEAGWLRTGDLGAIDEHGNLTITGRIKNLINRGGEKVAPEQVEQVLARFPGVSRIGVVGVPDSLYGQRVCAVVMSSDAVDVDALTAFARAHLAPFEVPEHILVTSTLPTTAKGDLDRVRLADDVVATWSEGSHAR
- a CDS encoding MBL fold metallo-hydrolase; the encoded protein is MAHPDLQQMASGLYRLRIPDSRAHLLNTYLWVGDAEVTLVDSGWPDSAGLIADALSALGRGRQDVARLVLTHFHEDHTGSAAEIASWGDVEVVAGGPDVTYIQGVERGPLPVLTAAERTLHPDFTDPSHGPPCRVDRAVDDGDVLAFAGGAKVLGIPGHTPGSIGLYLPEADAVLAGDAVAEFHGQVILGVFNVDRARARDALSTLAATGAAVAGFGHGEAVLAYASQRIASATDPFAA
- a CDS encoding sigma-70 family RNA polymerase sigma factor codes for the protein MSRTEPPHRQSADRFTRDAVPLLDRLYASALRMTRNPADAEDLVQETMLKSYAAFESFREGTNLIAWLYRIMTNAYISGYRRRQRQPALIVTDEVADWQLAASFEHSPVVPKTLRSAEVQALEALSNAEIREALHRLPAQFRMAVHYVDLEGCSYREVAEIMGIPVGTVMSRLHRGRTRLRILLADLARERGFIPDAAEGRRSA